The Pseudomonas sp. G2-4 genome window below encodes:
- a CDS encoding TolC family outer membrane protein, with protein sequence MRSPLFMALPFALAASFVQAQTLPQAMQQALDVHPEIQAGVNSRLAADYQLKAAKGGYLPRVDLAAGYGREGTDSVTTRSGSADHWETLNRSESSLRLSQMVFDGFATSSEVGRQQATVNARAYSLLDASERTGLTVAQVYLAVLTRREFVRLAEENLKSHERIFDQIKLRTSRGVGSGADLDQAEARMAQARNNLITEQTNLADAETNYLSAVGQLPDQLERPADFLALLPANLTEARAQMLENSPVLRSAESDIAAAEQQYEAAKSSFYPRFDAELGRTADNDLDGQNGHNNEWQAMLRMRFNLYAGGSNKADLESKSYLSNQALDIRNNALRQLNEELGLAWNALNNANAQVPVAQQYVDHSTSVRTAYQKQFSLGERTLLDLLDSENELFSASRRLAEIKNVQLFTQYRIKATMGQLLKSQGVVAPLASVVQNDVKPKVQLPGMN encoded by the coding sequence ATGCGTTCGCCCTTGTTCATGGCCTTACCCTTCGCCCTTGCTGCCAGTTTCGTACAAGCACAAACCTTGCCGCAGGCCATGCAACAGGCGCTGGATGTCCATCCTGAAATTCAGGCGGGCGTGAACAGCCGCCTCGCGGCGGACTACCAACTCAAGGCCGCCAAGGGCGGCTACCTGCCTAGGGTGGACCTTGCAGCCGGGTACGGTCGCGAAGGTACCGACAGCGTCACCACCCGCTCGGGCAGTGCTGATCATTGGGAAACCCTGAACCGCAGCGAGTCGAGCCTGCGCCTGTCGCAAATGGTTTTTGACGGTTTTGCGACGTCCAGCGAAGTAGGGCGTCAACAAGCCACCGTCAATGCCCGCGCCTACTCGTTGTTGGATGCGTCCGAGCGCACTGGGCTGACGGTGGCCCAGGTTTACCTGGCCGTGCTGACCCGCCGTGAGTTCGTGCGCCTGGCCGAGGAAAACCTCAAGAGCCACGAGCGCATCTTCGACCAGATCAAGCTGCGCACCTCCCGTGGCGTGGGCAGCGGTGCCGATCTGGACCAGGCCGAAGCGCGCATGGCCCAGGCTCGCAACAACCTGATCACCGAGCAAACCAACCTGGCCGACGCCGAGACCAACTACCTCAGCGCCGTCGGACAACTGCCGGATCAACTGGAACGCCCCGCCGACTTTCTGGCGCTGTTGCCGGCCAACCTGACCGAAGCTCGCGCCCAGATGCTGGAAAACAGCCCGGTGTTGCGTTCGGCCGAGTCGGACATCGCCGCTGCCGAGCAGCAGTACGAAGCCGCCAAGTCGAGCTTCTACCCGCGCTTCGACGCCGAGCTGGGCCGCACCGCCGACAATGACCTGGACGGCCAGAACGGGCACAACAACGAATGGCAAGCCATGCTGCGCATGCGTTTCAACCTGTATGCCGGCGGCAGTAACAAAGCGGACCTGGAGTCCAAGTCGTACCTGTCCAACCAGGCCCTGGACATCCGCAACAACGCGCTGCGCCAGCTCAATGAAGAGCTGGGCCTGGCCTGGAACGCCTTGAACAACGCCAACGCCCAGGTGCCGGTCGCCCAGCAATACGTGGACCACAGCACCAGCGTGCGCACCGCCTACCAAAAGCAGTTCAGCCTCGGCGAGCGGACCCTGCTCGACTTGCTCGACAGCGAAAACGAACTGTTTAGTGCTTCCCGGCGCCTGGCAGAAATCAAGAACGTGCAGCTGTTCACCCAATACCGGATCAAGGCGACCATGGGCCAGTTGCTCAAAAGTCAGGGCGTAGTCGCACCGTTGGCATCGGTTGTGCAGAACGACGTGAAACCCAAGGTTCAGTTGCCTGGAATGAATTGA
- a CDS encoding type I secretion system permease/ATPase, giving the protein MESEVSRVELIHDPRTLHDDPLLDGLLALCMLHQKPASAAMLTTGLPLPKQRLSVELLSRAAARAGLQGRVLQRKLEQIPAIAMPALLLLKDGRSAVLLGWVGDDQARLLLSESDGGEVTISRELLADDYSGKVFFAQPQHKFDVNHGTLIPRARSWFRDTLKRSRWLYVDAIAASLLINIIAMAAPLFVMNVYDRVVPNQAESTLWVLAIGITGAYVFDLILKMLRSLCLDLAGKKTDLIISATLFERIVGMAMKYRPARVGSFAQNIHEFQSLRDFLASLTLTSLIDLPFTLLIFAVIAILGGHLVWIPVLAFPLALLIGYVLQKPLAATMERTMALGAERQSSLIETLAGLDAVKVNNAESERQYQWEQTIGTLSRLELRVKMLSGLAMNITLLIQQLAGVIMIVFGVYQIIAGNLSMGGLIACYMLSGRALSPLASLSGLLTRYQQARVTMVSVDQMMELPQERNFEERPLSRKVLQGAIECRQLNFTYPNQQNAALKNINLVIKPGEKIGIIGRSGSGKSSLAKLLVGLYQPDDGALLVDGVDIRQIDVSELRYNIGYVPQDIQLLAGTLRDNLTSGARYVEDQLVLQAAELAGVHEFARLHPQGYELQVGERGQNLSGGQRQNVALARALLLNPPILLLDEPTSAMDNTGEERLKQRLAAVVENKTVLLVTHRASLLSLVDRLLVIDRGQILADGPKAAVMEALKKGQISVA; this is encoded by the coding sequence GTGGAATCAGAAGTCAGTCGAGTTGAACTCATCCATGATCCACGCACCCTGCACGACGACCCGTTGCTGGACGGTTTACTGGCGCTCTGCATGCTGCATCAGAAACCGGCCAGCGCCGCGATGCTCACCACCGGCCTGCCGCTGCCTAAGCAACGCCTGAGCGTCGAATTATTGTCGCGTGCGGCGGCCCGTGCCGGTTTGCAAGGTCGGGTGCTGCAGCGCAAGCTCGAACAGATCCCGGCCATTGCCATGCCGGCCCTGTTATTGCTCAAGGATGGCCGCAGTGCTGTCTTACTGGGTTGGGTCGGCGACGACCAGGCACGGCTGCTGCTCAGCGAAAGCGACGGCGGTGAAGTGACGATCAGCCGCGAGCTGTTGGCCGACGACTACAGCGGCAAAGTCTTCTTCGCCCAACCCCAGCATAAATTCGATGTGAACCACGGCACGCTGATTCCCCGGGCGCGTTCGTGGTTTCGCGACACCCTCAAGCGCTCCCGCTGGCTGTACGTCGATGCCATCGCCGCCAGCCTGCTGATCAACATCATCGCCATGGCCGCGCCGCTGTTCGTGATGAACGTCTACGATCGCGTGGTGCCGAACCAGGCTGAATCGACCCTGTGGGTGCTGGCCATCGGCATCACCGGCGCCTACGTGTTCGACCTGATTCTCAAGATGCTGCGCAGTTTGTGCCTGGACCTGGCGGGCAAAAAGACCGACCTGATCATTTCGGCGACGCTGTTCGAGCGCATCGTTGGCATGGCCATGAAGTACCGTCCGGCGCGGGTGGGCAGCTTTGCCCAGAACATCCATGAATTCCAAAGCCTGCGGGACTTCCTCGCCTCGCTGACCCTCACCAGCCTGATCGACCTGCCATTCACCTTGCTGATCTTCGCGGTTATCGCGATCCTCGGCGGGCACCTGGTGTGGATTCCCGTGCTGGCGTTCCCGCTTGCCCTGTTGATTGGCTACGTATTGCAAAAGCCTCTGGCAGCGACCATGGAGCGCACCATGGCCCTGGGCGCCGAGCGCCAGTCCAGCCTGATCGAAACCCTGGCGGGCCTGGATGCGGTGAAGGTCAACAACGCCGAGAGCGAGCGCCAATACCAGTGGGAACAGACCATTGGCACCCTCAGTCGCCTCGAGTTGCGGGTGAAGATGCTGTCCGGCCTGGCGATGAACATCACGCTGCTGATCCAGCAACTGGCTGGGGTGATCATGATCGTCTTCGGTGTCTACCAGATCATCGCCGGCAACCTGAGCATGGGCGGGCTGATCGCCTGCTACATGCTCAGCGGTCGCGCCCTCAGCCCGTTGGCCTCGCTGTCGGGCCTTCTGACCCGTTATCAGCAGGCGCGGGTGACCATGGTTTCGGTCGACCAGATGATGGAGCTGCCCCAGGAGCGCAATTTCGAAGAGCGTCCGCTGAGCCGCAAGGTCCTGCAGGGCGCCATTGAATGCCGCCAATTGAATTTCACCTACCCGAATCAACAGAACGCCGCGCTGAAGAACATCAACCTGGTGATCAAGCCAGGCGAGAAAATCGGCATCATCGGCCGTAGTGGCTCAGGCAAGAGCTCCCTGGCCAAGTTGCTGGTGGGTCTTTACCAACCCGACGACGGCGCTTTGCTGGTGGACGGCGTGGACATCCGCCAAATCGATGTCAGCGAACTGCGCTACAACATTGGCTACGTACCCCAGGACATCCAGCTGCTCGCCGGCACCCTGCGGGACAACCTGACCTCCGGCGCCCGTTACGTCGAAGACCAGCTGGTGCTCCAGGCCGCAGAGCTGGCGGGGGTGCATGAGTTCGCGCGCCTGCATCCGCAAGGCTATGAACTGCAGGTCGGTGAGCGTGGGCAGAACCTCTCCGGCGGCCAGCGCCAGAACGTCGCCCTGGCCCGCGCGCTGTTGCTCAATCCGCCCATCCTGCTGCTGGACGAACCCACCAGCGCCATGGACAACACCGGCGAGGAACGCTTGAAGCAGCGCCTGGCCGCCGTGGTGGAGAACAAGACGGTATTGCTGGTGACACACCGGGCATCCTTGCTCTCGCTGGTGGATCGCCTGTTGGTGATCGACCGTGGGCAGATCCTGGCCGACGGCCCGAAAGCTGCCGTGATGGAAGCGTTGAAGAAGGGGCAGATCAGTGTTGCTTAA
- a CDS encoding HlyD family type I secretion periplasmic adaptor subunit, translating into MLLKSGFKDSVGRYFKGSASLHGQPLPEVNKALIEDAPRVVRLTIWGIIGFFVFLGVWANFAVLDEVTKGDGKAIPSSKIQKIQNLEGGIVAELFVTEGQIVEVGAPLIRLDDTRFVSNAGETEADRQAMLLRVERLSAEVDDRPLNFPADVLKAVPRQAASEESLYLSRRQQLHDEIGGLQEQLIQRQQELREFISKQAQYRSGLALQRQEINMSEPLVAQGAVSPVEVLRLKRGEVETRGQLDATTLAIPRAESAIKEVQRKIDETRGKFRSDALTQLNEARTDLNKAQATGKALEDRVSRTLVTSPVRGIVNKLLVNTIGGVIQPGSDLVEIVPLDDTILVEAKIRPQDIAFLHPGQDATVKFTAYDYTIYGGLKAKLEQIGADTITDEDKKTTYYIIKLRTERSHLGTDEKPLLIIPGMVASVDIITGKKTVLSYLLKPIIKARSEAMHER; encoded by the coding sequence GTGTTGCTTAAGTCGGGTTTCAAGGATTCCGTAGGCCGCTACTTCAAAGGCTCTGCCTCGCTGCATGGACAACCGCTGCCCGAGGTCAACAAGGCGCTGATCGAGGACGCCCCGCGCGTGGTGCGCCTGACGATCTGGGGCATCATTGGCTTCTTTGTGTTTCTGGGGGTGTGGGCCAACTTCGCCGTGCTCGACGAAGTGACCAAGGGCGACGGCAAGGCGATTCCATCGTCCAAGATCCAGAAAATCCAGAACCTGGAAGGCGGGATCGTCGCTGAGCTGTTCGTCACCGAAGGGCAGATTGTCGAGGTCGGCGCGCCGTTGATTCGCCTGGACGACACGCGGTTTGTCTCCAATGCGGGAGAAACCGAGGCCGATCGCCAGGCCATGCTGTTACGCGTCGAGCGCCTGAGTGCCGAGGTCGATGACCGGCCGCTGAATTTCCCCGCCGATGTACTCAAGGCCGTACCGCGCCAGGCCGCCAGCGAGGAATCGCTGTACCTCAGCCGCCGCCAGCAGCTGCACGATGAAATCGGCGGGTTGCAGGAACAGTTGATCCAGCGCCAGCAGGAACTGCGCGAATTCATTTCCAAGCAAGCGCAGTATCGCTCCGGCCTGGCGTTGCAACGCCAGGAAATCAACATGTCCGAGCCGCTGGTGGCCCAGGGCGCGGTGTCGCCGGTGGAAGTACTGCGGCTCAAGCGCGGTGAGGTGGAAACCCGTGGGCAACTGGATGCCACGACGCTGGCGATTCCTCGCGCCGAATCGGCGATCAAGGAAGTGCAGCGCAAGATCGACGAGACCCGCGGCAAGTTCCGCAGTGATGCCCTGACTCAGCTTAACGAAGCGCGCACCGACCTGAACAAGGCCCAGGCTACCGGCAAGGCCCTGGAAGATCGGGTGAGCCGTACCTTGGTGACTTCGCCGGTGCGCGGCATTGTCAACAAACTGCTGGTGAACACCATCGGCGGGGTGATCCAGCCCGGCAGCGACCTGGTGGAAATCGTGCCGTTGGACGACACCATTCTGGTGGAAGCGAAAATCCGTCCCCAGGACATCGCCTTCCTGCACCCCGGCCAGGACGCCACGGTGAAATTCACCGCGTACGACTACACCATCTACGGTGGGCTGAAAGCCAAGCTGGAACAGATCGGCGCCGACACCATCACCGATGAAGACAAGAAAACCACCTACTACATCATCAAGCTGCGCACCGAACGCAGCCACTTGGGCACCGATGAAAAGCCGTTGCTGATCATTCCCGGCATGGTGGCGTCGGTGGACATCATCACCGGCAAGAAAACCGTGCTCAGCTACCTGCTCAAGCCCATCATCAAGGCCCGGTCCGAGGCGATGCACGAGCGGTAG
- a CDS encoding TauD/TfdA family dioxygenase yields the protein MPAVSYSPDSSTQAIAPQTFDVRPFSGAVGAEIVGLDLSQPINDQDFARIHRAHLDYHVVVFRDQRITPEQHIAFSRRFGVLQIHVLKQFLLAGHPEILIVSNIIENGQSIGLGDAGKFWHSDLSYKELPSLGSMLHAQELPSEGGDTLFADMHKAWEGLPDALRKAVEGRSAAHSYTARYSETKFEGNWRPTLTPEQLAQVAEVVHPIVRTHPETGRKALFVSEGFTTRIVGLPEDESQALLAELYAHSVLPQNIYRHQWQPHDLVFWDNRSLIHLAAGCPSHLRRKLYRTTIQGDAPF from the coding sequence ATGCCAGCCGTCTCTTATTCTCCAGATTCAAGTACCCAAGCCATCGCGCCGCAGACGTTCGACGTTCGCCCGTTCAGCGGTGCCGTCGGTGCCGAGATCGTTGGGCTGGATCTGTCCCAACCGATCAATGACCAGGACTTTGCCCGCATCCATCGCGCGCACCTGGACTATCACGTCGTAGTGTTCCGCGACCAGCGCATCACCCCCGAACAACACATCGCCTTCAGCCGTCGTTTTGGCGTGCTGCAAATCCATGTGCTCAAGCAGTTCCTGCTGGCCGGGCATCCGGAAATCCTCATCGTTTCCAACATCATCGAAAACGGCCAATCCATCGGCCTCGGGGATGCCGGAAAATTCTGGCATTCAGACCTCTCCTACAAAGAACTCCCCAGCCTGGGCTCGATGCTCCACGCCCAAGAGCTGCCAAGCGAAGGCGGCGACACGCTGTTTGCCGACATGCACAAAGCCTGGGAGGGCTTGCCCGACGCGTTGCGCAAGGCTGTGGAAGGCCGTTCGGCGGCGCACTCCTACACGGCGCGCTACAGCGAGACCAAATTCGAAGGCAACTGGCGCCCGACGCTGACGCCGGAGCAACTGGCCCAGGTCGCCGAAGTCGTCCATCCGATCGTGCGCACCCACCCGGAAACCGGGCGCAAGGCGTTGTTCGTCAGCGAGGGTTTTACCACCCGTATCGTTGGTCTGCCGGAGGACGAAAGCCAAGCGCTGCTGGCCGAGCTGTATGCCCACAGCGTGCTGCCGCAGAACATCTATCGCCACCAATGGCAGCCCCACGACTTGGTGTTCTGGGACAACCGCTCGCTGATCCACCTGGCTGCCGGTTGCCCGAGCCATCTGCGCCGCAAGCTGTATCGCACCACCATCCAGGGCGACGCCCCTTTCTGA
- a CDS encoding ABC transporter substrate-binding protein gives MSKRIAFAPLAAAIGLGFSLLTGSLVAPSSAHAEGEIRIAEQFGIVYLLLNVVRDQQLIEKYGKQEGIDIKVDWTQLSGGAAVNDALLSGSIDIAGAGVGPLLTIWDRTHGKQNVKAVASLGNFPYYLLSNNPKVKTIADFTEQDRIAVPAVGVSVQSRILQYAAAKQWGDKDFNRLDKYTLAVPHPDATAALIAGGTELTGHFSNPPFQDQALQNPGVHVVLNSYDVLGPNSPTVLFATEKFRDENPKTYKAFVDALTEAATFAQNDKGAAADTYLRVTKAKIDRATLLKIIDNPQIEFTVNPKNTYPLAEFLYRVGAIKNKPASWEDYFFQDAKPLQGS, from the coding sequence ATGTCCAAACGTATTGCTTTCGCACCGCTGGCCGCCGCCATCGGCCTGGGGTTCAGCTTGCTGACCGGCAGCCTGGTTGCGCCTTCCAGCGCCCACGCCGAAGGCGAGATTCGCATCGCCGAGCAGTTCGGCATCGTTTACCTGTTGCTGAACGTCGTTCGTGATCAACAGTTGATCGAAAAATACGGCAAGCAGGAAGGCATCGACATCAAGGTCGACTGGACTCAGTTGTCCGGCGGCGCGGCGGTCAACGATGCCTTGCTGTCGGGCTCCATCGACATTGCCGGGGCCGGTGTCGGGCCGTTGTTGACCATCTGGGACCGCACCCACGGCAAGCAGAACGTCAAGGCGGTGGCCTCCCTGGGCAACTTTCCCTATTACCTGTTGAGCAACAACCCCAAGGTCAAGACCATTGCCGACTTCACCGAGCAGGACCGCATCGCGGTGCCGGCGGTGGGCGTTTCGGTGCAATCGCGGATCTTGCAATACGCCGCCGCGAAGCAGTGGGGTGATAAGGATTTCAATCGCCTGGACAAGTACACCTTGGCCGTTCCCCACCCGGATGCCACGGCGGCGTTGATTGCCGGCGGCACCGAGTTGACCGGGCATTTTTCCAACCCGCCGTTCCAGGACCAGGCCCTGCAAAACCCCGGCGTCCACGTGGTGCTCAACTCTTATGACGTGCTCGGGCCGAACTCGCCCACGGTGTTGTTCGCTACCGAAAAATTCCGCGATGAAAACCCGAAAACCTACAAGGCGTTCGTCGACGCGCTGACCGAAGCGGCCACATTCGCCCAGAACGACAAGGGCGCGGCGGCGGATACCTACCTGCGCGTGACCAAGGCCAAGATTGATCGGGCGACCCTGCTGAAAATCATCGACAACCCGCAGATCGAATTCACCGTCAACCCGAAAAACACATACCCGCTGGCCGAGTTCCTTTACCGCGTCGGTGCGATCAAGAACAAACCGGCATCGTGGGAGGATTATTTCTTCCAGGACGCCAAACCGTTGCAGGGGAGCTGA
- a CDS encoding ABC transporter ATP-binding protein: MNAPLQGHAASNPTVTGTALLSVDNVSLEYRTPQRVVRATHQVSFEVDPADRFVLLGPSGCGKSTLLKAIGGFIAPCEGEIRLQGQAVRAPGPDRIVVFQEFDQLPPWKTVKQNVMFALLASHTLKRREAEERALHYLEKVGLAAFADVYPHTLSGGMKARVAIARALAMQPKILLMDEPFAALDALTRRKMQEELLLLWEEVRFTLLFVTHSIEEALVVGNRILLLSPHPGRVRAEVHSHQYDLQSLGGVAFQHTARRIHGLLFNEGQPLEAEHELDFSDIRIAY, encoded by the coding sequence ATGAACGCGCCATTGCAAGGCCACGCGGCCAGCAATCCCACGGTCACCGGCACGGCATTGTTGTCGGTGGATAACGTCAGCCTGGAATACCGCACCCCGCAGCGCGTGGTGCGGGCCACCCACCAGGTGAGTTTCGAGGTCGATCCGGCGGACCGCTTCGTCTTGCTCGGCCCGTCCGGTTGCGGCAAGTCCACCTTGCTCAAGGCTATTGGCGGTTTCATTGCACCTTGCGAAGGCGAGATACGTTTGCAAGGCCAGGCCGTCCGCGCGCCTGGGCCGGACCGGATCGTAGTCTTCCAGGAGTTCGATCAACTACCGCCGTGGAAAACCGTCAAGCAGAACGTGATGTTCGCGCTGCTGGCGTCCCACACCCTCAAGCGTCGCGAGGCCGAGGAGCGGGCGTTGCATTACCTGGAGAAGGTCGGGCTGGCGGCGTTTGCCGATGTGTATCCCCACACCTTGTCCGGCGGCATGAAGGCTCGGGTCGCCATTGCCCGGGCATTGGCGATGCAACCGAAAATCCTGTTGATGGACGAACCCTTCGCCGCCCTCGATGCGCTGACCCGACGCAAGATGCAGGAAGAGTTGCTGCTGCTCTGGGAGGAGGTGCGCTTCACGCTGTTGTTCGTCACTCACTCCATCGAAGAGGCGTTGGTGGTGGGCAATCGCATCCTGCTGCTGTCACCGCACCCCGGGCGTGTGCGGGCGGAAGTCCACAGCCATCAATACGACTTGCAAAGCCTCGGTGGCGTGGCGTTCCAGCACACGGCGCGGCGTATCCATGGGTTGCTGTTCAATGAAGGCCAGCCGCTTGAAGCCGAGCACGAGCTGGATTTCAGCGACATTCGTATCGCGTACTGA
- a CDS encoding ABC transporter permease — translation MSHLSPVREEYEVDLQPLTHVPLERELPLGQRLWQQGWLRKSLILLLLAVLWEGVARYQNNDLLLPGFLQTASALYDGLLSGELLGKVWISFVVLVKGYLLGIVLAFGLTTLAVSTQLGRDLLSTLTSMFNPLPAIALLPLALLWFGLGQNSLIFVLVHSVLWALALNMYAGFLGVSETLRMAGRNYGLKGLRFVLFILIPAALPSILAGLKIGWAFAWRTLIAAELVFGATSGKGGLGWYIFQNRNELYTDKVFAGLAVVILIGLLVENLVFDSLERVTVKRWGMQR, via the coding sequence ATGAGCCATTTATCGCCCGTGCGCGAAGAATACGAAGTCGACCTGCAACCGCTTACCCATGTGCCGCTGGAGCGGGAACTGCCCCTGGGCCAGCGCCTCTGGCAACAGGGTTGGTTGCGTAAAAGCCTGATCCTGTTATTGCTGGCGGTGCTGTGGGAAGGCGTGGCCCGGTACCAGAACAATGACCTGCTGCTGCCGGGTTTCCTGCAAACCGCCAGCGCCTTGTACGACGGTTTGCTCAGCGGCGAGCTGTTGGGCAAGGTGTGGATTTCCTTCGTGGTGCTGGTCAAGGGCTACCTGCTGGGCATCGTCCTGGCGTTTGGCCTGACCACCCTGGCGGTGTCGACCCAACTGGGCCGCGACCTGCTCAGTACCCTGACGTCGATGTTCAACCCGTTGCCGGCCATCGCCCTGTTGCCGCTGGCGCTGCTGTGGTTTGGCCTGGGGCAGAACAGCCTGATTTTCGTGCTGGTGCATTCGGTGCTGTGGGCGCTGGCGTTGAACATGTACGCGGGTTTTCTCGGCGTGTCGGAAACGCTGCGCATGGCCGGGCGCAACTACGGGCTCAAGGGCCTGCGTTTTGTGCTGTTCATCCTGATCCCGGCGGCGCTGCCGTCGATCCTCGCCGGGCTGAAAATCGGCTGGGCCTTCGCCTGGCGCACCCTGATCGCCGCCGAACTGGTGTTCGGCGCCACCAGCGGCAAGGGTGGCCTGGGCTGGTACATCTTCCAGAACCGCAATGAGCTTTACACCGATAAGGTGTTTGCGGGGTTGGCGGTGGTGATTCTGATCGGGTTGCTGGTGGAGAACCTGGTGTTCGACAGCTTGGAGCGGGTGACGGTGAAGCGCTGGGGGATGCAGCGCTAA
- a CDS encoding DUF6124 family protein encodes MFKVTPNPPGDPGNLSDKSSKTKKLDEAAERALDYYLNPKPADETSGKTQTAQLFMVAPDIDTETLLANASEDLLSISAIAADLADDVEGSRRSVILAISRMADGVHLLVERAMDRLEVQAQG; translated from the coding sequence ATGTTCAAAGTGACACCAAATCCGCCAGGCGATCCTGGCAACCTCTCTGACAAATCCTCGAAAACCAAAAAACTCGACGAAGCCGCCGAGCGCGCCCTCGACTACTACCTCAACCCCAAACCGGCCGATGAAACCTCGGGCAAAACCCAAACAGCCCAGCTCTTCATGGTCGCCCCGGACATCGACACCGAAACCCTGCTGGCCAATGCCTCCGAAGACCTGCTGTCCATCAGCGCCATCGCCGCCGACCTGGCGGATGACGTTGAAGGCAGTCGCCGCAGTGTCATCCTGGCGATCAGCCGGATGGCCGATGGGGTGCATTTGTTGGTGGAGCGGGCGATGGATCGGCTTGAGGTTCAGGCGCAGGGCTGA
- a CDS encoding cell division protein has translation MPVPQSTLRQALVVWLYVAALMHLLAGLTLSWAGHSGLLDGYLQNIEQIFWGAATVPTIASEQQVWWVALFGVTLQSYSLYMLALVHIGNRLKSAMPWAWIIAGILLWAPQDMLISAQARVWSHLWLDSLALLALLPPLFWLYRHDRRASP, from the coding sequence ATGCCAGTCCCTCAAAGCACCCTTCGCCAAGCCCTGGTCGTTTGGCTCTATGTCGCCGCCCTGATGCATCTGCTTGCCGGTCTCACGCTGAGCTGGGCAGGTCATTCAGGCTTGCTCGATGGCTACCTGCAAAACATCGAACAGATCTTCTGGGGCGCCGCCACGGTGCCGACTATCGCCAGCGAGCAGCAAGTCTGGTGGGTGGCCTTGTTCGGCGTCACGTTGCAAAGCTACTCGCTGTACATGCTCGCGCTCGTGCATATCGGCAATCGATTGAAGAGCGCCATGCCTTGGGCCTGGATAATCGCCGGCATTCTGCTCTGGGCGCCCCAGGACATGCTGATTTCCGCCCAGGCCCGGGTCTGGTCGCACCTGTGGCTCGACAGTCTCGCGCTGCTTGCCCTATTGCCGCCGCTGTTCTGGCTCTATCGCCATGATCGCCGGGCGTCCCCATGA